ATACGGCAGAATCAGGCGTTCGAGGACTGAAAAAACAAATGAATACATTGTGCCGTTATGCCGCTGTAAAATTGGTAAAAGGGGAACAAAAGAGCATTACAGTAAATCCAAAACGGCTTCGTGAATTTTTGGATCAAAAGCCAATCCATCATGAGAGTATTTTAGAAGAAAAGCAGCCGGGAGTCGTTACCGGACTGGCATGGACGTCAGCCGGCGGGGAGATTTTATTTATAGAGGCGATGTTTATAAAAGGAAGCGGTAAGATTCAGGTAACAGGTCAGCTGGGTGATGTTATGAAGGAGTCTGTTCAGATTGCGGTTAGTCTGGTTAAATCAATGTATCCGGAATCAGCAGCAATGTGGAAAGAAAATGATTTGCATATCCACGTTCCGGCCGGTGCGGTACCAAAGGACGGCCCATCTGCCGGCATAACACTGACAACGGCATTGGCGTCGTTGGTGACTGGTAAAGCTGTTAGTCCTCAATATGCGATGACCGGAGAAGTTTCTTTACGTGGTGGGGTAATGCCAATAGGCGGTCTTCCGGAGAAACTTATGGCAGCGCAGAGAGCAGGAGTATCGAAAGTATTTATACCATATGAAAATGTGGAAGACCTTGAAGATGTTGCAGAAGAAGTAAAAGAAAAGCTGGAGATTATACCTGTTAAAAAAGTAAAAGATGTATTAAAACGGTTGGGACTATAATGTGGTCCCAACCGTTCGACTTGAATAAGAAAAAAGTATTCATTAAGATTAAGGTAATAGTGCATACATAACTACGAAGTGACACATACTTCCACCCATTACGAATAAATGAAAAATTTCATGACTTCCAAAATTTTTATGTTTACTATTAAAAATCGGAAGCTTTAATGCGTAGATAATACCGCCAACAGTATAAATAATTCCGCCTGTCAGAAGCCATAAAAAAGAAGTATGGCTCATGGAGTTTAATATTTGAGTGAAAGCAAGAACACATGTCCAGCCCATTCCGATATAGAGAATGGATGAAATCCACTTCGGACAGTAAACCCAGAAGGCTTTAATAAGAATACCTACGATAGCGAAGCTCCACACAATGGCCAGGAGAATAAGTCCGGTTTTTCCTTTTAATACTAATAAACAAATTGGCGTGTAGCTTCCTGCAATTAATACAGAAATCATCATATGATCCCATTTTTTTAAAATCGTATTGATTTTAGCAGAAATATCAAATGTATGATAAGTAGTACTGGCTGCATACAATAATATCATACTTGCAGAGTAGATTGCGAGTGAGATAACGTAAATACGGCTAGGTTCATGAGCAGCTTTGATCAGTAATGGGACAGCTGCAAAGATTGCCATTAACATTCCTATAAAATGGGTGATCGCACTGCCGGGTTCTTTAATATGATGTTGTGATTTCATGATTCATTCCTCCTCTTTTATATCAATTGAAATATATTCATGTTTGTTTGATTATATGAATAGTTAACATACGAAATAGAATTAAATAACTCTACATGTAGTATTTAAAACTACATGTAACACATGTTTATATTATACCTATAAAAGAAAAAAAGCAAGAGGAAAATAAAATAGGATGCGAAAAATGTTATTACATTTTTCGCATCCTATTTTAGAATTATCCATGAATTCTTGTTCCGGCTTTTCCATGTAAACCGGCTTTTAATTGCTCAAGAGAAGTGATCAGAGCCTCGCGACCTTCTTTTTGTTCGATGAATTCAACAGCAGCCTTAAATTTAGGAAACATATTGTAAGTACCGAAATGTCCGGCATCCATATATTCTTTTGCCTGAGCAACGGAGATAGAACCGAGTTTTTCTTCAGCTGGAGTGCCCATGTTAATACAAACCTGATCTACACTTGTAAGGATAATAAGGAGATCGGCGTTGACACCTTCTGCAAGTTTACCTGCGACAAGATCCTTTTCAATAACAGCACTGGCACCGCGTAAGTGATTATCCTGTTCCAGAACAGGAATACCGCCACCGCCACATGCAACAACTAACTGATCAGCATTAAGCAGAGCATTGATAGCATCTAATTCTACGATTTTAACCGGGTTTGGAGCGGATACAACTCGACGGAATCCTTTACCAGGTTCTTCTACTACATAATTTCCTTTTTTACGTTCTTCGTTGGCATCTTCAGCATTCATGTAACGTCCGAGTACTTTTGTTGGGGTATAGAAAGCTTCATCATACGGATCTACAATAACCTGCGTCAGGACTGTGCTGACTGTACGATAAATACCACGGTTCAATAATTCCTCGCGAATTCCATTCTGCAGGTCATATCCGATATAACCCTGACTCATGGCTGAGCAGACCGACATTGGTGCAGATGTATAATTATCATGAGTTTTGCCAAACTCATTCATAGCAGTATGAATCATACCGACCTGAGGTGCATTACTGTGAGTGATCGCAACCTGATATCCTTCTTCAATCAAATCAGCAATAGATTTGGCTGTTTTAGCTACAGCAACTTTCTGTTCTGGTAATGTTGTGCCAAGCGCTCTATGACCCAGTGCAATAACCGCTCTTTTTTTCATAATTTCGTTCCTCCGTTTCGTCTAAGCAATGTATGAAAATTCCTTCTTACATAATAAATTGTCAGAAAGAAAAAAGCAAGATGTAAGTATTCATTCGGGAAGAAAAATGTTATAATAAAAAAACGTGGGTTAGAATGGAGGTAAATTTGTGAGAAAACTGCTTATTTATTTAAAAGATTATAAAAAAGAGAGTATTATAGGTCCATTGTTTAAATTATTGGAAGCAACGTTTGAATTGATCGTGCCGGTTATTATGGCACACATCATAGATATTGGTATCAAGAATCACGACACGCTTTATATTTGGAAAATGGGTGCCGTGCTTGTAATATTTGGAATTTTAGGGCTTACATGTTCATTGCTGGCACAATATTTTGCGGCGAAGGCAGCAGTTGGATTTGGAACTGCACTCAGGCATGATTTATTCTGGCATATTGAAAATTTGTCACATGCAGAAGTTGATAAGGCCGGAAGTTCAACATTGGTTGTTCGAATGACAAGTGATGTCAATCAGGTACAATCAGGGGTGAATCTTGTATTACGACTATTTTTAAGATCACCGTTTATAGTTGTCGGCGCACTGGTTATGGCATTTACAATTAACTGGAAGGCAGCAATGGTATTTGTTGTGACCGTTCCGCTGTTGGCATTCGTTATCTATGGAATTATGGTTATTACGATTCCTTTATACAAGAAGGTTCAAAGAGAATTAGATGAAGTATTATTGACAACCCGTGAGAATTTGACAGGAGTTCGTGTGATTCGTGCATTTCGTACTCAGAAGCTGGAGAGAGAGACCTTTGAACATAAGAGTGATATGTTGATGGATATTCAGATGCATGTCGGTAAAATTTCGGCATCATTGAATCCTTTGACATATATTATTGTAAATGCCGGGATTATTGCAGTTATCTGGTTTGGTGGAATTCAGGTAAATGTAGGCGATATGACACAAGGAGAAGTAATTGCACTGGTAAACTATATGACACAGACATTGTTGGCACTTGTGGCCTTGGCAAATCTGATCATAACATTTACAAAAGCATTGGCATCGGCAGGAAGAATCAATGAAGTGTTTGCAATGAAGCCGGGCATTGTAGATGGTAATGAAAAAGAGTCAGCAGTGCAACAGACAGAAGAACCAAAAACAGCTGTAAGCATGGAAGACGTAACATTTTATTATCAGGAGAGTAAAGAACCTGCTCTGGAGCACATTTCATTTACAGCAAAAAAAGGTGAGACAATCGGAATTATCGGTGGTACCGGTTCAGGAAAGTCAACCTTGGTAAGTTTAATCCCAAGATTTTACGATGTGACAGAAGGCCGGGTGTTTGTCAATGAGAAAGATGTCCGGGAATATAAAGTAGAGAATCTGAGAAGTAAAGTCGGCACGGTTCCGCAGAAAGCAGTTTTGTTCCATGGAACAATTCGAGATAATATGAAGATGGGACGAGAAGATGCCAGCGATGAAGAAATTTTTGAGGCACTTAAGACAGCACAGGCATTAGAAATTGTAGAAAATAAACCTGGTAAATTAGACACAGTGTTAAGTGAGGGCGGAAAGAATCTGTCAGGAGGACAGAGACAGAGACTCACAATCGCAAGAGCATTGGTCCGCAATCCGGAAGTATTGATTTTGGATGATAGTGCATCTGCGTTGGATTTTGCAACAGATGCTAATTTAAGAAAAGCAATCGCGGAAGATACAAATAATATGACTGTATTTATTGTGTCTCAAAGAGCTGCATCGATTATGCATGCAGATAAGATCATTGTATTAGATGACGGACAGATGGTTGGCTATGGAACACATCAGGAATTGTTGAAACAATGTGAGGTATATCAGGAAATCTGCTATTCTCAATTTTCAAAAGAGGAGGTGCAGGACCATGAGTAATCAGTTAGAAAAAAAGAATCAGGATACAATAAAAAAAGTTTTTAAGCTGATACGTCCATATATGCATTATCTGATTTTATCGTTGATTTTTGCAGCAATTTCTGTAGCACTGACTTTGTATGCACCAATCTTATCAGGAAATGCAATTGACTTGATATTGTCAAAAGGACATGTAGATTTTGCCGGTGTATTTCAGATTTTAAAAAAATATGCGGTTGTGATCATTCTGACAGGTGTGGCACAATGGCTTATGAATTTATGTAATAATAAAATTACTTACCGGGTAGTAAAAGATGTTCGAATCCGGGCATTTGCAAAATTACAGGAACTTCCACTAAAATATATTGACTCACATCAGTATGGTGAGACAATCAGCAGAATCATAACAGATGTAGAGCAATTTTCAGATGGACTGCTGATAGGATTTTCACAGTTATTCACAGGAATTGTTACAATTGTGGGGACATTACTCTTTATGTTGACAATTAATGTGAAAATCTCTCTGGTTGTTATCTTAATCACGCCAGTGTCATTGTTTGTTGCGAGCTTTATTGCAAAGAGAACATATACGATGTTCAAAGCACAATCAGAGAAGCGCGCAGAGATGACATCGCTTATTAATGAGATGGTGGGGAACCAAAAAGTAGTACAGGCATTTGGATATGGTTCAAGGGCTTTGGAAAGATTTGATGAGATAAATGCAGATTTGCAAAAAGTTAGTCTGCGTGCGATTTTCTTTTCATCAATTACGAATCCAAGCACTCGTTTTGTAAATGGACTTGTATATGCAGGTGTTGGAATTACAGGTGCGTTAAGTGCAATCCGGGGATATATTTCCGTAGGACAATTATCTTGCTTTTTAAGCTATGCAAATCAGTATACAAAACCGTTTAATGAGATTTCCAGTGTCATTACGGAACTTCAGAATGCTGCGGCATGTGCGAGAAGAGTGTTTGATTTTATAGAAGAAACACCAGAAATCCCTGATTATGAGCAGGCGGTTGATTTACAACAGGCAGACGGAAGTCTGGAATTAAAAGAAGTATCATTTTCTTATAGAAAAGATGTTCCGTTACTTCAACATTTGAATCTGCAGGTAAAGCCGGGACAGAAGATTGCTATCGTAGGCCCGACAGGATGTGGAAAGACAACACTGATTAATTTATTGATGCGTTTTTATGATATTGATGCAGGGCAGATTATTGTCAGTGGTCATGACATTCAGGAAATTAAAAGAGACAGTCTGAGAGAAAATTTTGGTATGGTTTTGCAGGAAACCTGGCTTAAATCAGGGACTGTTGCTGAGAATATTGCATATGGAAGAGAGGGGACTTCAAGAGAAGAGATCATAGCGGCAGCAAAAGCAGCCCATGCCCACAGCTTTATTAAGAGAATGCCGGAAGGGTATGATACGATGATCCAGGAAGAAGGAGGAAATCTTTCGCAAGGACAGAAACAATTGCTTTGTATTGCAAGGGTAATGTTAAATTTACCACCAATGTTGATTTTGGATGAAGCAACATCATCTATTGATACACGTACAGAAATCCGAATTCAGAAAGCTTTTCATCAGATGATGGAAGGAAGAACGAGTTTTATTGTAGCCCATAGATTGTCTACAATCAGGGAAGCAGATGTGATTCTTGTGATGAAGGATGGAAATATTATCGAGCAGGGAACGCATGACGAATTATTGCAGGTCGGTGGATTTTATAAGCATTTGTATGAAAGTCAGTTTGCGAAGTAACATTTGTGAGATGAATAAAAATAAGAGTCACATTTTTACATTAGTGACAATTACATGTATTGCAGGGGGTGTAGGGCTTTGCCCAATTTCGGCAATAGCAAAGTCTGAGAATAAAATAGTTGCAATAAAAAAAGAAAATACGAGTAATTTGAAGCGCGTGGATCTAACAGCGATACTAGAAAGTATAAAACCAATCAGTATGGTTAATTCCAACGAAGATTCAAAAAGTAAAAGCACACAAGAAAAAAGTGAAAA
This Ruminococcus hominis DNA region includes the following protein-coding sequences:
- a CDS encoding ABC transporter ATP-binding protein: MRKLLIYLKDYKKESIIGPLFKLLEATFELIVPVIMAHIIDIGIKNHDTLYIWKMGAVLVIFGILGLTCSLLAQYFAAKAAVGFGTALRHDLFWHIENLSHAEVDKAGSSTLVVRMTSDVNQVQSGVNLVLRLFLRSPFIVVGALVMAFTINWKAAMVFVVTVPLLAFVIYGIMVITIPLYKKVQRELDEVLLTTRENLTGVRVIRAFRTQKLERETFEHKSDMLMDIQMHVGKISASLNPLTYIIVNAGIIAVIWFGGIQVNVGDMTQGEVIALVNYMTQTLLALVALANLIITFTKALASAGRINEVFAMKPGIVDGNEKESAVQQTEEPKTAVSMEDVTFYYQESKEPALEHISFTAKKGETIGIIGGTGSGKSTLVSLIPRFYDVTEGRVFVNEKDVREYKVENLRSKVGTVPQKAVLFHGTIRDNMKMGREDASDEEIFEALKTAQALEIVENKPGKLDTVLSEGGKNLSGGQRQRLTIARALVRNPEVLILDDSASALDFATDANLRKAIAEDTNNMTVFIVSQRAASIMHADKIIVLDDGQMVGYGTHQELLKQCEVYQEICYSQFSKEEVQDHE
- a CDS encoding ABC transporter ATP-binding protein, yielding MSNQLEKKNQDTIKKVFKLIRPYMHYLILSLIFAAISVALTLYAPILSGNAIDLILSKGHVDFAGVFQILKKYAVVIILTGVAQWLMNLCNNKITYRVVKDVRIRAFAKLQELPLKYIDSHQYGETISRIITDVEQFSDGLLIGFSQLFTGIVTIVGTLLFMLTINVKISLVVILITPVSLFVASFIAKRTYTMFKAQSEKRAEMTSLINEMVGNQKVVQAFGYGSRALERFDEINADLQKVSLRAIFFSSITNPSTRFVNGLVYAGVGITGALSAIRGYISVGQLSCFLSYANQYTKPFNEISSVITELQNAAACARRVFDFIEETPEIPDYEQAVDLQQADGSLELKEVSFSYRKDVPLLQHLNLQVKPGQKIAIVGPTGCGKTTLINLLMRFYDIDAGQIIVSGHDIQEIKRDSLRENFGMVLQETWLKSGTVAENIAYGREGTSREEIIAAAKAAHAHSFIKRMPEGYDTMIQEEGGNLSQGQKQLLCIARVMLNLPPMLILDEATSSIDTRTEIRIQKAFHQMMEGRTSFIVAHRLSTIREADVILVMKDGNIIEQGTHDELLQVGGFYKHLYESQFAK
- the arcC gene encoding carbamate kinase, producing MKKRAVIALGHRALGTTLPEQKVAVAKTAKSIADLIEEGYQVAITHSNAPQVGMIHTAMNEFGKTHDNYTSAPMSVCSAMSQGYIGYDLQNGIREELLNRGIYRTVSTVLTQVIVDPYDEAFYTPTKVLGRYMNAEDANEERKKGNYVVEEPGKGFRRVVSAPNPVKIVELDAINALLNADQLVVACGGGGIPVLEQDNHLRGASAVIEKDLVAGKLAEGVNADLLIILTSVDQVCINMGTPAEEKLGSISVAQAKEYMDAGHFGTYNMFPKFKAAVEFIEQKEGREALITSLEQLKAGLHGKAGTRIHG
- the trhA gene encoding PAQR family membrane homeostasis protein TrhA: MKSQHHIKEPGSAITHFIGMLMAIFAAVPLLIKAAHEPSRIYVISLAIYSASMILLYAASTTYHTFDISAKINTILKKWDHMMISVLIAGSYTPICLLVLKGKTGLILLAIVWSFAIVGILIKAFWVYCPKWISSILYIGMGWTCVLAFTQILNSMSHTSFLWLLTGGIIYTVGGIIYALKLPIFNSKHKNFGSHEIFHLFVMGGSMCHFVVMYALLP